The proteins below are encoded in one region of Deferribacter autotrophicus:
- the leuC gene encoding 3-isopropylmalate dehydratase large subunit yields the protein MGKTLLKKVWEIHKVAEISGGRDQLFIGLHLIHEVTSPQAFSMIRELGLKVLFPERTFATCDHIIPTEDTSRPFKDPLAEEMMQAIEKNTKEFGIKFFSPETGKQGIVHIVGPELGLTQPGMTIACGDSHTATHGAFGAIAFGIGTSQVRDVLATQTLAMTPLKVRRIEVNGALKPGVYAKDIILYLIKKLGVKGGIGYAYEFAGSAIESLSMEGRMTVCNMAIEGGARVGYINPDETTYNYLKGREYAPKGNEWEKRIEYWESIKSDPDADYDDIKQFEANDIEPMVTWGINPEQCISITEKIPEPKNDGEKEALEYMKFKPGMPIKGVKIDVAFIGSCTNGRIEDLREVAKYIKGKKVAKHVKAFIVPGSMGVKLQAEKEGLHEIFMDAGFEWRNPGCSMCLAMNPDKLVGDQISASSSNRNFKGRQGSPTGRTLLMSPVMVAAAAIAGEVADAREVFNIKSGSEGGE from the coding sequence ATGGGAAAAACGCTATTGAAAAAAGTTTGGGAAATCCACAAGGTGGCAGAAATTTCAGGTGGCAGGGATCAATTATTTATAGGCTTGCATTTAATACACGAAGTTACAAGTCCACAAGCATTTTCTATGATACGTGAGCTGGGCTTAAAAGTTCTTTTCCCTGAAAGAACATTTGCCACATGCGACCATATCATACCCACCGAAGATACCTCAAGGCCTTTTAAAGACCCTCTTGCCGAAGAAATGATGCAAGCCATCGAAAAAAATACAAAAGAGTTTGGTATAAAATTCTTCTCTCCAGAAACAGGGAAACAGGGGATTGTTCATATTGTAGGTCCCGAATTAGGCTTAACACAGCCGGGGATGACTATAGCATGCGGTGACTCTCACACTGCTACACACGGAGCATTTGGTGCTATTGCGTTTGGCATAGGAACATCACAGGTAAGAGACGTTCTTGCGACACAAACCCTTGCTATGACACCGCTAAAAGTAAGACGTATTGAAGTAAACGGAGCACTCAAACCTGGTGTTTATGCGAAAGATATCATTTTATATCTTATAAAGAAGCTTGGAGTAAAAGGTGGTATAGGTTATGCCTATGAATTTGCCGGAAGTGCTATTGAGTCCCTTTCTATGGAAGGGAGAATGACTGTTTGCAATATGGCCATCGAAGGTGGTGCAAGGGTTGGATATATAAACCCTGATGAAACTACCTATAATTATTTAAAAGGAAGAGAATACGCCCCTAAAGGTAATGAATGGGAAAAAAGAATAGAATACTGGGAAAGTATCAAATCAGATCCAGATGCAGATTATGATGATATAAAACAGTTTGAAGCAAATGATATTGAACCCATGGTAACCTGGGGAATTAATCCAGAACAGTGCATATCAATAACAGAAAAAATTCCAGAACCTAAAAATGATGGTGAGAAAGAAGCCCTTGAATACATGAAATTCAAACCTGGCATGCCTATCAAAGGTGTCAAAATTGACGTAGCATTTATCGGTAGCTGTACAAACGGTAGGATAGAAGATTTGAGGGAAGTAGCTAAGTATATAAAAGGGAAAAAGGTTGCAAAGCATGTTAAGGCATTCATTGTCCCTGGGTCTATGGGGGTAAAACTTCAAGCAGAAAAAGAAGGTTTACATGAAATCTTTATGGATGCCGGTTTTGAATGGAGAAACCCTGGATGCTCCATGTGTCTTGCCATGAACCCTGATAAGCTTGTGGGGGACCAAATTTCTGCTTCAAGCTCAAATAGAAATTTCAAGGGAAGACAAGGTTCACCAACAGGAAGGACTTTACTTATGAGCCCTGTAATGGTGGCAGCTGCTGCAATTGCCGGAGAAGTGGCTGATGCAAGAGAAGTTTTTAATATTAAAAGTGGAAGTGAAGGTGGAGAGTAA
- the leuD gene encoding 3-isopropylmalate dehydratase small subunit, translating to MNLGAIKKISGRIVPIVGDDIDTDRIIPARYLKCVTFDGLGEFVFYDERFDKNGKSLNHPIDNPKYKGANIILSGNNFGCGSSREHAPQAIKRAGFDAIIAESFAEIFLGNATTLGIVCITIPEEKIDEIKSIVEANPEAECHIDLENKTLNIDGKNYSFEIKETNRQAFLTGTYDSLFELLQNKDKVIKLEKSLPYRFV from the coding sequence ATGAATTTGGGTGCAATTAAAAAGATAAGTGGACGGATTGTACCAATTGTGGGTGATGACATAGATACAGATAGAATTATTCCTGCAAGATACCTGAAATGCGTTACTTTTGATGGACTTGGAGAATTTGTATTTTATGATGAACGGTTTGACAAAAATGGCAAAAGTTTAAATCACCCCATTGACAATCCTAAATACAAAGGGGCAAATATCATTTTGTCTGGTAATAATTTTGGTTGCGGTTCATCAAGAGAACATGCTCCACAAGCAATAAAAAGGGCTGGTTTTGATGCTATTATTGCAGAGAGCTTTGCTGAAATATTTTTAGGTAATGCCACTACCTTAGGGATTGTATGTATAACCATCCCTGAGGAAAAAATTGACGAAATAAAATCTATAGTAGAAGCTAACCCTGAAGCAGAGTGTCACATTGACTTGGAAAATAAAACATTAAATATTGACGGTAAAAATTACAGTTTTGAAATAAAAGAAACAAATAGACAGGCTTTTCTAACCGGCACTTACGATAGTCTTTTTGAACTGCTACAAAACAAAGATAAAGTAATCAAACTCGAAAAATCATTACCTTACAGATTTGTATAA
- the groL gene encoding chaperonin GroEL (60 kDa chaperone family; promotes refolding of misfolded polypeptides especially under stressful conditions; forms two stacked rings of heptamers to form a barrel-shaped 14mer; ends can be capped by GroES; misfolded proteins enter the barrel where they are refolded when GroES binds): MAKSITFGEEARQAILRGVDKLANAVKVTLGPKGRNVVIEKKFGSPLVTKDGVTVAKEIDLKDPLENLGAQMVKEVASKTSDVAGDGTTTATVLAQAIYREGMKNVVAGANPMEIKRGIDKAVDAVVKKLQEISKTIQDKKEIAQVGTISANNDEEIGNIIADAMEKVGKDGVITIEENKTTETVLEVVEGMQFDRGYLSPYFVTDPDNMEAVLENAYILIHEKKISNMKDLLPILEQLAKQNAPFLIIAEDVEGEALATLVVNKLRGTLNCCAVKAPGFGDRRKEMLKDIAILTGGQVISEDLGLKLENVKLSDLGRAKKIVVDKENTTIVEGAGKPEDIQARVNQIKKQIEETTSDYDREKLQERLAKLVGGVAVIKVGAATETEMKEKKARVEDALNATKAAVEEGIVPGGGVALIRALTALDELKLEGDEKIGVEIIRKALEYPLRQIAENAGFEGSVVVNRVKEEKDVNFGFNAATEEYTDMIKAGVIDPTKVTRSALQNAASVASLMLTTEALITEIPEKKEAPAAPGMGGGMDMM; encoded by the coding sequence ATGGCAAAATCAATCACATTTGGTGAAGAAGCTAGACAGGCAATTTTGAGAGGTGTTGATAAATTAGCAAATGCTGTAAAAGTAACACTTGGTCCAAAAGGTAGAAACGTAGTTATTGAGAAAAAATTTGGTTCTCCTCTTGTAACAAAAGACGGTGTAACTGTTGCAAAAGAAATTGATCTTAAAGATCCACTTGAAAATCTTGGTGCTCAAATGGTTAAAGAAGTGGCATCCAAGACAAGTGATGTTGCAGGTGACGGTACAACAACTGCTACTGTATTAGCACAAGCAATCTACAGAGAAGGTATGAAGAATGTTGTTGCTGGTGCTAACCCAATGGAAATCAAAAGAGGTATCGATAAAGCAGTTGATGCTGTTGTAAAGAAACTTCAAGAAATCTCTAAAACAATTCAAGATAAAAAAGAAATCGCTCAAGTTGGTACTATTTCTGCTAACAATGATGAAGAAATCGGTAACATCATCGCTGATGCAATGGAAAAAGTTGGTAAAGATGGTGTTATCACTATTGAAGAAAACAAAACTACAGAAACTGTACTTGAAGTAGTTGAAGGTATGCAGTTTGACAGAGGGTATTTATCTCCATATTTTGTAACTGATCCAGATAATATGGAAGCAGTTCTTGAAAATGCATACATTTTAATTCATGAGAAGAAAATCTCTAATATGAAAGATCTTCTTCCAATTTTAGAGCAACTTGCAAAACAGAATGCTCCATTCTTAATAATTGCTGAAGATGTAGAAGGTGAAGCTTTAGCAACATTGGTAGTAAACAAATTGAGAGGAACACTTAACTGCTGTGCAGTAAAAGCACCTGGATTTGGTGATAGAAGAAAAGAAATGTTGAAAGATATTGCTATCTTAACTGGTGGTCAGGTAATTAGTGAAGATCTTGGTTTGAAACTTGAAAATGTAAAACTTAGCGATCTTGGTAGAGCTAAGAAGATTGTAGTTGATAAAGAAAATACTACAATTGTAGAAGGTGCTGGTAAACCAGAAGATATCCAGGCAAGAGTAAATCAGATCAAAAAACAAATCGAAGAAACTACAAGCGATTATGATAGAGAAAAATTACAAGAAAGACTTGCTAAATTAGTAGGTGGTGTTGCAGTAATTAAAGTTGGTGCTGCAACAGAAACTGAAATGAAAGAGAAAAAGGCAAGGGTTGAAGATGCTCTAAACGCTACAAAAGCTGCTGTAGAAGAAGGTATCGTTCCTGGAGGTGGTGTAGCACTTATCAGAGCACTTACTGCTCTTGACGAATTGAAACTTGAAGGTGATGAGAAGATTGGTGTTGAAATTATCAGAAAAGCTCTTGAGTATCCTCTTAGACAAATTGCTGAAAACGCTGGTTTTGAAGGTAGCGTAGTTGTAAATAGAGTTAAAGAAGAGAAAGATGTAAACTTTGGTTTCAATGCTGCTACTGAAGAGTACACTGATATGATTAAAGCTGGTGTAATTGACCCAACTAAAGTTACAAGAAGTGCTCTTCAGAATGCTGCTTCTGTAGCAAGCTTAATGTTGACAACAGAAGCACTCATTACAGAAATACCAGAGAAGAAGGAAGCTCCTGCTGCACCAGGAATGGGCGGCGGCATGGATATGATGTAA
- a CDS encoding NAD(P)/FAD-dependent oxidoreductase, with the protein MKKYDIVVLGNSAAGLSFINTIRKYNKPLSVLLIDREEYAAYSRVLTPYYISGKTDRNGIFIVDKEYYSKINVDTILGEAVINVDFEKRVVTTDKGNEITYNYLFIGLGAEAKRTGFESDKILNLRHLDDADKLHYFFNNAKSVAGFGAGLVTIPLLSHMKDEIEKHLIISSDRVFSRVLDKEASQFVEDAMLKAGVKIYKKDDIVSANEKNDKINITLKSGTSIDVDFAIIGKGVSQNIKLFENTPLEIGWGIKIDKYCRTNIENVYAGGDIAQDFDFITKEDTTQGNWITAVEHGEIAAKHIVRLNEAYEGSLKNNTTEVFGVEVAVVGYFKEDVKTVTYYNKQGNIFRKIFLDDDDTIIGCTMINETNDAGIYYGLVKRRVKFNDFYKPNKFHNFSKIHYATTYLK; encoded by the coding sequence ATGAAAAAATACGATATTGTAGTCTTAGGTAACAGCGCAGCAGGCTTAAGTTTCATTAATACAATAAGAAAATATAATAAACCCCTATCCGTACTTTTGATAGACAGAGAAGAATATGCCGCTTACTCACGAGTACTTACCCCCTATTATATTTCGGGGAAAACGGATAGAAATGGAATATTCATTGTTGATAAAGAATATTATTCAAAAATTAACGTAGACACAATTCTTGGAGAAGCAGTTATAAATGTAGATTTTGAAAAAAGAGTTGTTACTACTGATAAAGGGAACGAAATCACTTACAACTATCTTTTTATCGGTTTGGGAGCAGAAGCTAAAAGAACGGGCTTTGAATCTGATAAAATCTTAAACCTCAGACATTTGGACGATGCTGATAAGCTCCACTATTTTTTTAACAATGCAAAATCGGTGGCAGGATTTGGCGCCGGGCTTGTCACAATTCCCCTGCTCTCGCATATGAAAGATGAAATTGAAAAACACCTCATCATCTCATCCGATAGGGTCTTTTCAAGGGTTTTAGATAAAGAAGCCTCTCAATTTGTGGAAGATGCCATGTTAAAAGCAGGGGTAAAAATCTATAAAAAGGATGACATAGTTTCTGCAAACGAGAAAAATGACAAAATAAACATTACTCTTAAATCAGGAACATCCATTGATGTGGATTTTGCTATCATAGGAAAAGGTGTTTCGCAAAATATTAAACTTTTCGAAAATACTCCTCTTGAAATCGGATGGGGTATCAAAATCGATAAATATTGCAGGACAAATATAGAAAATGTTTATGCCGGCGGAGATATTGCTCAAGATTTTGATTTTATTACAAAAGAAGATACCACTCAGGGTAACTGGATTACAGCAGTAGAACACGGAGAAATTGCCGCAAAACATATAGTGAGATTAAATGAAGCATATGAAGGTAGCCTAAAAAACAACACCACTGAGGTATTTGGTGTTGAGGTAGCAGTAGTAGGTTATTTTAAAGAAGATGTAAAGACTGTCACCTATTACAATAAACAGGGAAATATTTTTAGAAAAATATTTTTAGACGATGACGATACCATAATTGGCTGCACAATGATAAATGAGACTAATGATGCAGGCATATACTATGGACTCGTAAAAAGAAGAGTTAAATTTAACGATTTTTACAAACCGAACAAATTTCACAATTTTTCAAAAATCCACTACGCCACAACTTATTTAAAATAA
- the rpsI gene encoding 30S ribosomal protein S9 — MAEYYYGTGRRKTSVARVFLKPGSGNITVNGKTLDEYFERPTLKMIILQPLETVNALGKFDFYITVKGGGKSGQAGAVRHGIARALLAYNEDFRSPLKKKGFLTRDPRMVERKKYGKPKARKSPQFSKR, encoded by the coding sequence ATGGCTGAATATTACTACGGAACAGGAAGAAGAAAAACATCCGTTGCAAGAGTATTTTTAAAACCAGGCAGCGGTAATATTACAGTTAATGGTAAAACTTTAGACGAATACTTTGAGCGTCCTACCCTTAAAATGATTATTCTTCAGCCACTTGAAACTGTGAATGCGCTAGGTAAATTTGATTTTTACATCACAGTAAAAGGTGGAGGTAAATCAGGACAGGCTGGAGCAGTAAGACACGGAATAGCAAGAGCTCTTTTGGCTTACAATGAAGATTTCAGATCACCATTGAAGAAAAAAGGTTTTCTTACAAGAGATCCACGTATGGTGGAAAGAAAGAAATACGGAAAACCAAAAGCAAGAAAGAGCCCTCAATTCTCCAAACGTTAA
- the rplM gene encoding 50S ribosomal protein L13 — protein MKTTWAKPDVEKKWYLVDAEGQTLGRLASKIAKILMGKNKPIYTPFIDTGDFVVVINADKIHVTGKKLTDKIYYRHSRYLGGLKQRTLQEMLDKKPEEVLRLAVKRMLPKNRLGRKMLKKLKIYASSEHPHAAQKPEKIEL, from the coding sequence ATGAAGACAACTTGGGCAAAACCAGATGTAGAAAAAAAATGGTATCTTGTGGATGCTGAAGGACAAACCCTTGGAAGATTGGCATCCAAGATAGCAAAAATTTTAATGGGGAAAAACAAACCTATCTATACACCTTTTATCGATACTGGAGATTTTGTTGTAGTTATCAATGCTGACAAAATTCATGTAACAGGAAAAAAACTCACTGATAAAATCTATTACAGACACTCAAGATATCTTGGTGGTTTAAAACAAAGAACATTACAAGAAATGCTTGATAAAAAACCTGAAGAAGTTTTAAGACTTGCTGTTAAAAGGATGCTCCCTAAAAATAGACTTGGCAGAAAAATGCTCAAAAAACTCAAAATTTATGCTTCAAGCGAGCATCCACACGCAGCTCAAAAACCAGAAAAGATAGAGCTTTAG
- a CDS encoding aldehyde ferredoxin oxidoreductase family protein, with the protein MFGGWTGKILRINLTDKSYKIEDLNYDWAKKFIGGRGLAVKYFTEEVSPDVDPLSPENKLIMATGPLTGTYGAANGRYMVITKAPLTGTIASSNSGGYFPSEMKYAGFDMIIFEGKADKPVYVTIYNQNVEIRDASHLWGKTTDEVEDIIREEFHGDAKIASIGPAGEKLVKFACVMNDKHRAAGRSGVGAVMGSKNLKAVAIRGTGGVKIAKNDEFRNAAFNAYKLMKEAPVTSQGLPLYGTAVLVNVINENGLLPTKNFQFDTFEGAQDISGEKLAQTYLKRNKACMGCIIGCGRVTQLVGEVVKEGPEYETIWALGADCGVSDLKAVTKANYICNEYGMDPITAGATLACAMEMYEKGLIPDADVDMPLRFGDPEVLVTMIEKMAKREGFGDKLAEGSYKLSEMYGDTYYSMSVKKLEFPAYDGRVAQGMAINYATNNRGACHVRGYLISPEILGIPEKLDPTSTDGKAEWCKAFQDVTSLVDSSGICLFTTFAITATQVTDFLNAAIGFDYPEEYYVQCGERVWNLERLFNLKAGIDPKQDTLPKRILEEPVSDGPHKGSVAKLSEMLPKYYEVRGWSKDGIPTEEKLKELDLA; encoded by the coding sequence ATGTTTGGTGGATGGACTGGTAAAATATTAAGAATAAATTTAACTGATAAAAGCTACAAAATTGAAGACCTAAATTACGATTGGGCTAAGAAATTTATCGGGGGACGAGGCCTTGCAGTAAAATATTTTACTGAAGAGGTATCTCCGGATGTGGATCCTTTATCGCCTGAAAATAAGCTCATTATGGCAACAGGCCCACTAACTGGAACGTATGGTGCGGCAAACGGAAGATATATGGTAATTACAAAAGCACCTTTAACAGGTACCATCGCCTCATCAAACTCAGGTGGATATTTCCCTTCCGAAATGAAGTATGCAGGCTTTGATATGATAATATTTGAAGGTAAAGCTGATAAGCCTGTTTATGTAACTATCTATAACCAAAATGTTGAAATTAGGGATGCTTCACACCTCTGGGGAAAAACCACAGATGAAGTGGAAGATATCATCAGAGAAGAATTTCATGGTGATGCAAAAATAGCTTCCATAGGCCCTGCAGGTGAAAAGCTTGTAAAATTTGCTTGTGTTATGAACGATAAACACAGAGCTGCAGGTAGAAGTGGTGTGGGAGCAGTAATGGGAAGCAAAAACCTAAAAGCAGTAGCCATCAGAGGTACCGGCGGAGTGAAAATTGCCAAAAATGATGAGTTCAGAAATGCAGCTTTCAACGCTTATAAACTGATGAAAGAAGCTCCTGTCACTTCTCAAGGTCTTCCATTGTACGGTACTGCCGTACTTGTTAACGTGATTAATGAAAACGGTCTTCTACCTACAAAAAACTTCCAGTTTGATACCTTTGAAGGTGCCCAAGATATTTCCGGTGAAAAATTGGCTCAAACCTATCTTAAGAGAAACAAAGCCTGTATGGGTTGTATTATAGGTTGCGGTAGAGTAACACAATTAGTGGGAGAAGTGGTTAAAGAAGGTCCAGAGTATGAAACTATCTGGGCACTGGGTGCTGATTGTGGAGTCAGTGACCTTAAAGCCGTAACAAAAGCAAACTATATCTGTAACGAATACGGTATGGACCCTATAACAGCAGGAGCCACCCTTGCATGTGCTATGGAAATGTACGAAAAGGGGCTTATCCCTGATGCTGATGTTGATATGCCTTTGCGCTTTGGAGACCCAGAAGTTCTTGTTACTATGATAGAAAAGATGGCTAAAAGGGAAGGTTTTGGTGATAAATTAGCAGAAGGTTCTTATAAGTTATCTGAGATGTATGGTGATACTTATTATTCTATGTCTGTAAAAAAACTTGAGTTCCCTGCCTATGACGGAAGAGTGGCTCAAGGTATGGCAATAAACTATGCTACAAATAACAGAGGTGCTTGTCACGTAAGAGGATACCTCATATCTCCGGAAATATTGGGTATCCCCGAAAAACTCGATCCAACATCCACTGATGGAAAAGCCGAATGGTGTAAAGCATTTCAAGATGTAACATCTTTAGTGGATTCCAGCGGTATCTGTCTTTTCACAACCTTTGCAATCACAGCAACTCAGGTGACAGACTTCCTCAATGCAGCAATTGGATTTGACTATCCAGAAGAATACTACGTCCAGTGTGGCGAAAGGGTATGGAACCTTGAAAGACTTTTCAATCTAAAAGCAGGGATTGATCCAAAGCAGGATACACTACCAAAGAGAATTCTTGAAGAACCTGTATCTGACGGCCCTCATAAAGGTAGTGTAGCAAAACTTTCCGAAATGTTACCAAAATATTATGAAGTCCGCGGTTGGTCAAAGGATGGTATTCCAACCGAAGAAAAATTAAAAGAATTGGATTTGGCATAG
- a CDS encoding IS110 family transposase, whose amino-acid sequence MRRFENVVGIDVSKSTLSISFYDGSTHKYYETSNSVRSFTKDFLKKVKGVDWSKVLFMMESTGVYHLKLATHLSRELGYEVSVANPMSIKKYSDMNLRKAKTDKSDSKLIAEYGLEYGYKWRFKPKDELYYEIDSRLKAIEDFQSQINRLNNQIEGFSQLPYEQEEVISCYKDVISAYKSKIKKLEQELEVLLKSRYREEYELVMSIPGVGMKLASIVLGKLECFRNFKRAKEVVSYIGLCPSIRESGTSVRGRGHISRRGNAYIRKILFVCSLSAIRYNKFCSNLYRRLLSSGKAKKLAIIAVANKLIRQIFGVLKNGRPYDPEYLKNLTEVTENG is encoded by the coding sequence ATGAGAAGATTTGAAAATGTGGTAGGTATTGATGTATCAAAGTCGACATTGTCAATAAGTTTTTATGATGGATCTACGCACAAGTATTACGAGACGAGCAATAGTGTAAGATCTTTTACTAAAGATTTTCTTAAGAAAGTAAAAGGAGTAGATTGGTCGAAAGTACTTTTTATGATGGAAAGTACAGGAGTATATCATTTAAAATTAGCCACCCATTTGAGTAGGGAGTTAGGTTACGAAGTAAGTGTAGCTAATCCGATGTCAATAAAGAAATATTCAGATATGAATTTAAGGAAGGCAAAGACAGACAAATCGGATTCCAAATTGATAGCGGAATATGGGCTGGAATATGGTTATAAATGGAGATTTAAACCTAAGGATGAATTATATTATGAGATAGATAGTCGTTTAAAAGCAATAGAGGATTTTCAATCTCAGATAAATAGATTGAATAATCAGATAGAGGGATTTAGCCAATTGCCATATGAACAAGAAGAGGTTATATCGTGTTATAAAGATGTAATTTCCGCCTATAAGAGCAAGATTAAGAAATTGGAGCAGGAACTAGAGGTTTTGTTGAAAAGTCGTTATAGAGAGGAATATGAGTTAGTTATGAGTATTCCTGGAGTAGGTATGAAGTTAGCGTCGATAGTGTTGGGCAAATTGGAGTGTTTTCGTAATTTCAAGAGGGCGAAGGAGGTTGTTAGTTATATAGGTTTGTGTCCTTCTATTAGGGAATCTGGGACATCTGTAAGGGGAAGGGGACATATATCAAGGAGAGGAAATGCTTATATAAGGAAGATATTGTTTGTATGTTCATTGTCAGCGATACGGTATAATAAATTTTGTTCAAATTTGTATAGAAGGCTTTTATCATCAGGTAAAGCGAAGAAATTGGCGATAATAGCAGTAGCGAATAAATTGATAAGGCAAATATTTGGTGTATTAAAAAACGGTAGGCCATATGATCCAGAATATTTAAAAAATTTAACAGAGGTTACAGAAAATGGTTGA
- the groES gene encoding co-chaperone GroES produces MANIKPLQDRVLVKRIEVEEKTESGIIIPDTAREKSQEGEVIAVGPGKVLENGTKIELTVKPGDRILFSKYAGTDIKIDGEEYLIMREDDILGIIEK; encoded by the coding sequence ATGGCAAACATCAAACCACTTCAGGACAGAGTTCTTGTAAAAAGGATCGAAGTAGAAGAAAAAACAGAATCAGGGATTATTATTCCAGATACTGCAAGAGAAAAATCACAAGAGGGTGAGGTAATTGCAGTGGGTCCTGGTAAAGTTTTAGAAAACGGTACAAAGATTGAGCTTACAGTAAAACCTGGCGACAGAATTCTTTTCAGCAAATATGCTGGTACTGATATCAAAATTGATGGTGAAGAATATCTTATCATGAGAGAAGACGATATTCTTGGTATCATTGAGAAGTAA
- a CDS encoding 4Fe-4S dicluster domain-containing protein — translation MQKLIRVEPEKCIGCKTCELACSFKHTGEFSPSKSRIVNEVFLEEGIFITATCMQCDDPWCLKACPKGAIEKDAITGVVTVVDDKCVGCRTCVSACPFGMIKYAPWKKKVDKCNLCGDDYPECVAFCPTGCLTYSEEDTPTRTKIKKFLNVLKEGNLEV, via the coding sequence ATGCAAAAACTAATCAGAGTAGAACCAGAAAAGTGTATAGGCTGTAAGACCTGTGAACTGGCATGCTCATTCAAGCACACAGGCGAATTTTCTCCATCAAAATCAAGAATTGTGAATGAAGTTTTTCTTGAAGAAGGGATATTCATTACAGCCACCTGTATGCAGTGTGACGATCCTTGGTGTCTTAAAGCCTGTCCAAAAGGTGCCATTGAAAAAGACGCCATTACTGGTGTGGTGACTGTAGTTGACGATAAATGTGTTGGATGTAGAACATGTGTTAGCGCATGTCCATTCGGAATGATAAAATACGCTCCATGGAAAAAGAAAGTTGACAAATGTAACCTTTGTGGTGACGATTACCCTGAATGTGTAGCTTTTTGTCCGACAGGTTGTCTCACATATTCCGAAGAAGACACTCCTACAAGAACCAAAATAAAGAAATTTTTAAACGTATTAAAAGAAGGGAACTTGGAGGTGTAA